In one Lycium barbarum isolate Lr01 chromosome 7, ASM1917538v2, whole genome shotgun sequence genomic region, the following are encoded:
- the LOC132602481 gene encoding NDR1/HIN1-like protein 13 gives MEERSQTQKHGDDEFPQNQTTNNDDINHHDPLPLSVCNTQLPPFASGTYVVQVPKDQIYRVPPPENALIVENHRNQNQQGRSSHSCCCSRRCICVVVALVVVGIIIGLVIGLNKLFTKHDDPQFSVKQILVKKLLKNQRDKHPQYEYDVTIEAKNPNQRSRITYNYKGDGDISLYFKQKKIGHGNFPDLDQEPESSNDFEVILGNKNVDKLPEDVERSMNSTNSKQRLSLSVSIDVLIKFKVWGISSKIKNIGASCSFSVNTMTKNSHVNNQKCLSKS, from the coding sequence ATGGAGGAGCGGTCCCAAACTCAAAAACATGGTGACGATGAATTTCCCCAAAACCAAACAACGAATAACGACGATATTAACCACCATGACCCTTTACCTCTATCAGTTTGTAATACTCAATTACCGCCTTTTGCCTCAGGAACTTACGTTGTTCAAGTCCCAAAAGATCAAATCTATCGTGTTCCACCACCCGAAAATGCCCTCATTGTCGAGAACCACCGGAATCAAAACCAACAAGGGCGAAGTTCTCATTCTTGTTGTTGCTCTCGTCGTTGTATATGTGTAGTTGTAGCGTTAGTTGTTGTTGGAATTATCATTGGTTTGGTAATAGGTCTTAACAAATTATTTACCAAGCATGATGATCCACAATTTAGCGTGAAACAAATCTTAGTCAAGAAATTACTAAAAAATCAACGTGATAAACATCCTCAATATGAGTACGACGTTACAATTGAAGCCAAGAATCCGAATCAGAGGTCAAGAATTACGTACAATTATAAAGGGGACGGTGATATTTCTTTGTATTTCAAGCAGAAAAAAATTGGTCATGGGAATTTTCCTGATTTAGATCAAGAACCTGAGAGTTCGAATGATTTTGAGGTTATTCTTGGTAACAAGAATGTTGATAAATTGCCTGAGGATGTTGAAAGGAGCATGAATAGCACGAATTCGAAACAACGTTTGTCTTTGTCTGTCTCCATTGATGTGCTTATCAAATTTAAAGTATGGGGGATAAGTTCAAAGATTAAAAATATTGGGGCGTCTTGCAGTTTTAGTGTGAATACAATGACGAAAAATAGTCATGTAAACAATCAGAAATGTCTTAGTAAGTCGTAG
- the LOC132601813 gene encoding NAC domain-containing protein 1-like, with protein MTNSGGSNCSSYSLGFRYRPHDDELINYLIKFVCDKSIECDDIQHIDLYGNKKPSDIFGDLCDASYFFTQLKKKSSNGKNFNRRVVGGGTWKGLDRGKSILNKKGSVIIGFKKSYRFYDKDSNSDQRIVWIMKEYFLSGTILKGLKKRRQIQHEDYVLCRITRKVAVHGDHDQNNGSICASINSDHNEAENIGLMSCVRQNQVNILQNPQEIMNPVFEQPMDQVIVDDQNKGFCANYAGYENIGSSCLQYENQVKVCSNTHEINPMEITNPVFEEPILEYQNQDIDYVVPQEQMETGCYYWLPSNIPNYPSSDQDQYNYQLPDEQEQFERAKASVPSVEESLSELNNLLYGNNDEYNSLLHNLVPTQPIVEFSEQRVLQGINMMMSTTNEDNFNTSSIICSEMQVNSALFFSNEECWPMEEIWDSKEIWDSMDQMNTTDLHPISEQLANY; from the coding sequence ATGACTAATAGTGGAGGAAGCAATTGTTCATCATATTCATTGGGGTTCAGGTATCGTCCACACGACGATGAACTCATAAACTATCTAATCAAGTTTGTATGTGACAAGTCTATTGAATGTGATGATATTCAGCATATAGACTTATATGGTAACAAGAAGCCATCTGATATATTTGGAGATTTATGTGATGCGAGTTACTTCTTCACTCAATTAAAGAAAAAATCGTCCAATGGTAAAAATTTTAACAGGAGAGTTGTTGGAGGTGGAACATGGAAGGGACTTGACAGAGGTAAATCTATTTTGAATAAAAAAGGTTCAGTGATCATAGGGTTCAAGAAAAGCTATCGTTTTTACGATAAAGATAGTAATTCGGATCAAAGAATCGTGTGGATTATGAAAGAATACTTTCTTAGTGGTACTATCCTAAAGGGGTTAAAAAAACGTCGTCAAATTCAACACGAGGACTACGTTTTGTGTCGCATTACGAGGAAGGTGGCGGTCCATGGtgatcatgatcagaataatggATCAATTTGTGCTAGTATTAACTCTGATCACAACGAGGCTGAAAATATTGGATTAATGTCGTGTGTCCGTCAAAACCAGGTTAATATTTTGCAAAATCCTCAAGAGATAATGAACCCCGTTTTTGAGCAGCCTATGGACCAAGTAATTGTCGATGATCAGAATAAAGGATTTTGTGCTAATTATGCCGGATATGAGAATATTGGATCGTCGTGTCTCCAATATGAAAATCAGGTTAAGGTTTGTTCGAATACTCATGAGATCAATCCTATGGAGATAACGAACCCCGTTTTTGAGGAGCCTATATTAGAGTATCAAAATCAAGATATCGACTACGTCGTCCCACAAGAACAGATGGAGACAGGTTGTTATTACTGGTTACCTAGTAACATTCCTAATTATCCATCATCTGATCAAGATCAGTATAACTATCAGTTGCCGGATGAACAAGAACAATTTGAACGTGCCAAGGCTAGTGTTCCATCGGTTGAAGAGTCATTATCGGAGTTGAACAATCTTTTGTATGGAAACAATGATGAGTACAACAGCCTACTACACAATTTGGTCCCAACACAACCAATTGTTGAATTTTCTGAACAAAGGGTACTTCAAGGAATCAACATGATGATGAGTACTACTAATGAAGATAATTTTAATACTTCATCAATTATATGTTCTGAGATGCAAGTGAACTCAGCTCTGTTTTTTAGTAATGAAGAATGCTGGCCTATGGAGGAGATATGGGATTCTAAGGAGATATGGGATTCTATGGATCAAATGAACACAACGGACTTGCATCCCATATCTGAGCAGCTAGCAAATTATTAA